The Besnoitia besnoiti strain Bb-Ger1 chromosome Unknown contig00098, whole genome shotgun sequence genome includes the window aaaagctgataaataatcctgtctcagagatgataactccaagtacgatgctactgattagactagcatctgagtagtagttttctctcgctgttaagatgagtgagaacaagaatccatatattacgcctagaacataaccgatgtggaataatcttaatgtagtaggatattgaaatccaacacttttagctgtcttaagcagtccagtggggtggtggtgtactgcaatcataaagaacttggttgtctgtatctcataaccggagtcatcttcagtattctaggaactataatgtctttgtttattcgatttgagtgaacacataagatcatcgaatttaacggtatgctcctgaaagtaacggtacaagctgtaaacaaaggactccttaacttaaactgaggagtcaagtaggtacaaaccgtacaaggattaattatgtccatctgtgcatctaagttgagactatcggttatatattttagacgctaacttcccggctaaacatcccttttctttgaaacacacttcccttctcgccgttagcatgatctcaaagtaccagaagccatgtgatctatatagtataacgggacattagaccgaacctgcgatagataaatatatcttggatgattgtatattagcggctaaatgtcaatcaaacatgcgaattttaggttttccatgaaatctatttggaagaagaggcttgatagtactaccgtaagtacataatatacagtcccagcagtagcggttaaactatagaagagtcgagtattatccatgcataccaggcgtaaaaagcgttcatccagttactaaacaggtgccaggccaacaagaatccgatccgtgtattccgtacagactaacattaagaaggcgactaccaaagtgaatgtcatgatattcgtacagcttgtatacaaatgttggtttttcaaatatacgctggataccactatacttaatgcagagcatagttaagatgataactattgtggatatagaaccaattgaacaccatgtattaatataacaaagataatcagggtaatctggtatccttcttggcataacgttgtgtagttatatgaagcgtacattccttaatatctggaacaatagattatggttagtagtggaacaaggagagcgtctgttgtacatcaacactagatacaaggaacttgacaagcattaatagatttatataaacgacaaggacatgagtctactggattttataatacagggttgaactgtgggttagtttcaatgcccaaggcagagcactggattggatacccagggaactgtgctcccattaataagaatcatattctaagtcaccaggcatgcaataccaatcagataacaactgaagctagactccatgttacacttactaaaatgggattcctaggttgatataaactacctttttctggggagtatatactacgagttggactactggtttagatcttgaaggtctttgtttaccggatccaagttctcttgtgcttttcatgaccatcatgttaagtgcattaagtatagtggtatccagcgtatatttgaaaaaccaacatttgtatacaagctgtacgaatatcatgacattcactttggtagtcgccttcttaatgttagtctgtacggaatacttaggactatctctttatattaatgataatgcatttggtaatggacttttcatcttaactggtatacattttagccatgttattgttggagctatccttgtattcttcactcaaagtatctatagttctttagttacttacatgcctacaagctctataatgctaagcaaatctaaaggtatgttatgcaagatctttacagaaccattcactattttatatctacactttgtagaaaccatgtggatattaatccacattacattctatctctaaatcatataacggtcgtaaggtacgccggggataacaggtcagataatattgggagttctaatcctcggattgtatcagcacctccatgtcggctcattactcccttgttattgaacaagattcagttaggaacgctagttcaccgtcagatgtaatacgtgagctgggttaagaacgtctggagacagtttgttccctatctaccatattatctaattggtttaattttcttacaaacggcttttggtttgattgaattatcgcacccagataactccataccagtgaaccggtttgtaactccgcttcatatcgtacctgaatggtactttttagcatattatgcggtgttaaaagtaatcccatccaaaaccggtggtttgttagtatttatgttatcaacatgtcaatgaaatatcaacaacgatgaaacttatttggttaacataacaacatagaaggtaaagctggattacgttcaaactttacactggatacgtttcaatgttaacttactaaataccatgggagcgaagagaatctaatatgtaactccgttcatggaaatcaaaagagctttcacgctatctctagtgcctgtcgagtcgctcaaggaagatttgatcctgtatatgatttaagggatgtaaaggtgctcagggtctaaccgtcgggccatctggatcctcatattcaaagataattctatttaagaaagttttagataaacgacatgtgaagagtcggaccaactttcacgcacgacgataattacccgacaaggatttacctacctttggaccgtcataatacagccgccgtttacattttactgcaccgggcagggattatatactatacctctacagtggtattagcagtatctagtgttgatgtacaacagacgctctccttgttccactacctaaccataatctattgttccagatattaaggaatgtacgcttcatataactacacaacgttatgccaagaaggataccagattaccctgattatctttgttatattaatacatggtgttcaattggttctatatccacaatagttatcatcttaactatgctctgctaatgcacttaacatgatggtcatgaaaagcacaagagaacttggatccggtaaacaaagaccttcaagatctaaaccagtagtccaactcgtagtatatactccccagaaaaagctgataaataatcctgtctcagagatgataactccaagtacgatgctactgattagactagcatctgagtagtagttttctctcgctgttaagatgagtgagaacaagaatccatatattacgcctagaacataaccgatgtggaataatcttaatgtagtaggatattgaaatccaacactttagctgtcttaagcagtccagtggggtggtggtgtactgcaatcataaagaacttggttgtctgtatctcataccggagtcatcttcagtattctaggaactataatgtctttgtttattcgatttgagtgaacacataagatcatcgaatttaacggtatgctcctgaaagtaacggtacaagctgtaaacaaaggactccttaacttaactgaggagtcaagtaggtacaaaccgtacaaggattaattatgtccatctgtgcatctaagttgagactatcggttatatattttagacgctaacttcccggctaaactttgacttattaaaccagcctgggatcataaaagtactatgtatggtaagattgagcgtggactatcgaatgaaacaatgtgctccaacgctagtctaagtctctaacataccttttacctacaactgtacggaacgtaacaaacctccaggcaaagaacttggtattctgttctaattccccgtggtaaacacagtcaacgaatggcggaaggagcattcatatgttatgcagtgtcttaggagagatactctagatttagcattcatctacagctacggtaactgttgtgtttaaatagcggttaacctttccttttccttacgtactcagggcatgcaataccaatcagataacaactgaagctagactccatgttacacttactaaaatgggattcctaggttgatataaactacctttttctggg containing:
- a CDS encoding putative apocytochrome b (encoded by transcript BESB_086130); the protein is MSAHYSLVIEQDSFVPYLPYYLIGLIFLQTAFGLIELSHPDNSIPVNRFVTPLHIVPEWYFLAYYAVLKVIPSKTGGLLVFMLSTCQ
- a CDS encoding cytochrome c oxidase subunit iii subfamily protein (encoded by transcript BESB_086120), with amino-acid sequence MTIMLSALSIVVSSVYLKNQHLYTSCTNIMTFTLVVAFLMLVCTEYLGLSLYINDNAFGNGLFILTGIHFSHVIVGAILVFFTQSIYSSLVTYMPTSSIMLSKSKGMLCKIFTEPFTILYLHFVETMWILIHITFYL